In Suncus etruscus isolate mSunEtr1 chromosome 9, mSunEtr1.pri.cur, whole genome shotgun sequence, the genomic window gggccagagagatagcatggaggtaaggcatttgccttatgcaaaaggtcattgctttgaatcccggagtcctatatggtcccccgtgcctgccaggagcaatttctgaacatgaagccaggagtatcccatgagcactgccgggttctacccaaaaaccacaaaaaacaaaaacaaaagattggaGCTCCCAGCCTCCAGTTTGGAAAACATGTGCTCCTGCcctagaattatttatttttttggttttttgggccacacccgtttgatgctcaggggttactcctggctaagcggtcagaaattgcccctggcttggggggaccatatgggatgccgggggatcgaaccgtagtacttccttggctagcgcttgcaaggcagacaccttacctctagtgccatctcaccagccccagaatatttcttttttactgctgtttgtttttgggccacacccggaagtgctcagaagtcgctcctggcaagctcagggggaccataatgggatgtggggaatcaaacccaggtctgtcctgggtcggcagtgtgcaagataaaatgcctgtgctatttctctggcccccttaagaTACTTGTCTCTGGTTTTGATCTTTTCCTAGACTGTATCTAAATACTTCTTAATTCTCAGTGTTTGAATTCTCCTTTCCAACCGGAGCCCTGATGTCTGCATCTGTTCTGTGCAGGAGAATGTGATCCGAGAATTCAACTTGAATGAATTGTATCAGCGAGCCAAGAAGCTATCCAAGACCGGAGATAATATTCCTGAGGAGCAGCCAGAGACCCCCCGCGCGGTGACAGATGGGGAGAGCAAGAAGGACAAATAAGATCCCCGCCTTGGCGGTGTTCTGTCAATCCTAGGCACCTTGGAGGTCCTCGCGCATTTCAGTAACCACAAACACTGCCTGAGGCCTTgggtgttttatttatattttccctgCTTCTGATTTTAAGGAGGCGTCAGCATCCTCCTGGAAAGTTCTGCTGCCGTGGCCAACTATTTGGAGGCAGGGAGTGATCTCACTTGATGGAGAAGGGAGTGCTCCAAGCTTGGGCCACTGTGTCCCCACTCACATCCCTCTCTACTCCGTTGCTCTCCTTCTCCCTTGGTGGATGCAACGTGGTGCCAGCCGACGTAGATTAGACGCAGCCCGCCATAAGATGCTAGGAGCGAGTCCGCACTAAGAACTTCCCCTTCCCAGTTTGATGGCTTCCTTAGGCCCTTACGGCATGATCTGTGGCCTTCCTCAAAAAAAGCATATGCCTTTCGTGGTCACTGGTCCCGGGGAGCAGCCAGTTTTCTAAGTGAAGATCGTATTGAGAAGACCCCCAGTTTTACGGCGACTGAGGGGCCGGGGACTGGAGATGTGCGGTGTTCTACCCGGTGGTGGTGGGTGCCCGGGCTGAGGCCTCCTGGGAGGGACCGGGCTTCCGTTTGCCTCCCAGCCTTGGCCCCGCACCGGTTGGTGGTTTTCCATAATAAAGAAACTGGGATTTGCATCTGACTGCGCCTGTGTGGTGTCGACCGCGCGAATCCGGCCAGCTGAGCGACCCAGAGGTGGGTTGGGTCCCGCTCAGTCTCACTTCGAACTCGGCGGCTCCTAACTCCGCCCCCCGTGAGGAGCGGGGAAGGCCTGGGATTGGTCGGCGGGGGGAAGGCGGGCGGGCGGCGCCGAGGGCCGCTATTGGCCGGCCTGCCCGTGGGCCCGCCCCCAGGCGGGATCCGGATCTTCCCGCGCCGCTGCGCCGGAAGGCCCCGCCCCCAGGCCGCGTGCGCCGCGCTCCGGCTTGAGCGAGCGAGCGGGGCTTCGGGCCGCGGATCGGAGCTCGGCGCGCGATGGCTCCCCGCGGGAGGAAGCGGAAGACCGAGGCGGCGGAGGCGGCGCCGGCCGAGAAGCAGGAGAGAGCGGGCGCGGAGCCGCAGCGGGTGGCGGAGCCCACGGTGGTCATCGAGCACTGGTGAGCAGGCGGGGCGCGGCGGGGCGCGGGCTGGGTCCGGGCTCTGTGGCTCACGGCTCTGCCCTCTTCTCCCCCAGCACCAGCTGACGCGTGTACGGGCGCCACGCCGCGGCCCTGAGCCAGGCGCTGCGCCAGGAGGCCCCGGGGCTGGCGCTGCAGGTGAACCCCGCCAAGCCGCGCAGGGGCAGCTTCGAGGTGACGCTGCTGCGCCCGGACGGCGGCCGCGCCGAGCTCTGGGCCGGCCTCCAGAGGGGGCCCCCGCGCAGGCTCAAGTTCCCGGAGCCCCAGGAGGTGGTGGCGGCGCTCCGGAAGCACCTGGCCTAGGGGCTCGGAAGGACGCCTCGCCGCGCCTCAACTCAGGTCGGCGCGGGGCCGGAGGGCGGGAGACGGGGTGCTGTGGCCGGAAGCCCACGTGGCGCGTTCAGCTCGCGCGCGCGCTTTGTTCCCGGAACGGGCCGATTGGTTGGTTTCCTGGACTCGCTACCAACGGGCTCTGCCTTGCGCTCACTGTCCGAGCCTGCGCAAGTCTGTGCTTTAAAGGTTCAGTTAATGGCCCTGGGGGTACCTTTGCCACATTCCCATTGCTTCTCCTGTGTCTTGAGTCAGTAGATTCTGGTCGTAAATGCGACTGTTTCCTTTAGTGGAAAAGTGTCATGCATTTTCGAGAAAGTCCCCTTTTAACTTTTACTGGCAAACTGCTTACTTGGGTGGCTTTCTTGCGTGCTCATCTTCACTGGCGTGTGAATAGCCTGGGATGCCGGCACACCGACTCCTGGGTCACAAGAGTCTGACCGAGGTGTCAGTGCTTTTCTTCGGGGCTTGGGCATGTAGGCAGGCATTGGACGTCTTGAGAGCCAGCGATTGGGGCCGtgaggggcacttgccttgcgtgtggccaacccaggttccatttccagcaACCCAGGTGGTCTCTCCAAACATCACTGGGTGCAgccaaagttaaaaaataagtacTAAGGGTGGCCGGAGGGATAACATGGAGctagggcatttacctggcatgctgaaggacagacagggttcgaaccccggcatcccatagggtcccctggccctgccaggagcaaccaacCCCCTgcgtgctaccgggtgtgacccaaaaccctaaACAAATAAATGCTAAGGGTAGAGGTGTTACGTTTTGCTCAACTGTTTGACTGCCCAACTCTCTTCTCTAATCATTCCCCCCTTATATTCACAGCTTTCTCTtctgatgttggaacattgatgACGGAACATGACCAAATTTCAGTCATGTGCCTGAAGCCGAGTTTCTTTCCCTCCAGAAATGACAGCTCACGTGTGTGGAAACCCTTTAGTATGGCACTGAAAGAGTCTTGGATTTGGTTTGTTTAATAAAAGTTCAAATAAAGAATTTGAGTACTAAGAACTTAATCTCATGGTTAGAGATGGACTAAGCCGGTCTCATAGTCTTACCTTTCAAAATTCACCAGCGCTATAACTCCTAACTCTGGGAAAATGTGATAGAGAATGAGGaggaaaagattaaaaatttttattgaaaaaatttttaattcacttattAGAAGTGATGGCCTCTGCAGATGTTTTGCTAAATTCCCGATAATGGCAATGATACATTTGGTGCCAGACATCACGTTACTACTTGTACCTCGGTGCTGCTTTAAGTATTTTACACAAAAACCTTAATCATAGGAGGTGATCTATCAACTCTTCTTGAATGGTAATTAACTAGATGGGAATCCTAGGTATCCAGGCCTTGGCTCTTAGGGAACACAGTTTTATTCACTTGTTACTAACTGGAAAAATGGACAAGGAAATAAGACGGTTTGCATGCATAATTTTCTCTGTATGGTATTACATCTGCCTGGCACCCAAAGcttggggagaaaggaaggggattTGGAGATAAGCCAGGGGTATACCTGTCCCAGGCTGAGACGGTATGTGCCAGCCTCTGCCAGACAATTTGGCTGGTCAACATTTCCCACTCCCCAGTGCCTGTCCTGCCCTTCCCACTCCACTATGTTAGTATGTCTATCTCTGTTTCTGACTCGGAGGAAGGGTCAGGCCAGACGGAAGGAAATGTGGTGGGCTCCAGCCCCCCTGCTGATGTCCAGTCCATCACATCAATCTCTTCCTCTTCTGGGCTGGCGGGAAGTTTGACCAACTCTGAGTTGCCAACTACCTCTGTGTCTGCCTCTGGGGTGGGGTGTAGGATCTCGTCCATAGTTATGGACACTTGCAATCCTGTCTCCACCCAACTGGAACAGAGAGGTGAAGGGTCTTCATCGGACCTTTGAACAGGGTCAGGGGATTCAATAGGAAGAGGTTTGTTTCTCTGGCCAGCGAGTGGCAGGGAGCTGGTAATTTCTAGATCTGGAATCCAAGAACCTCCCACTGAAAGCACTGCCGCTTCACTCCCCTCAGAGGTCACGACAAAGGGGCTCGGGGGGCCATTTGGCTCTTTGTTCTCTGTGGGCATGACAAGGGGGCTAAAGGGCTCCATTGGCTCTTTGCTCTCACTGACAGGTTCCTTCTCCAGTCCTGTGAGCTCGGAGGACCAGAGTTCCATGTCTGGCAAACACCATTCTTCGCTTTCAATCCAGTCTTTTCCTCTTTCAGTCAGATGGTAACTAGGGGTTCTGCAGCCCTCAGCCTCAGGACTCTCCAACGACCCTATGGGAGCTTCAATGTCTGAGCCACAGAGCATGAAGTCCAAGATCTTCTCCAGCTCACTGGTGGCAGCAGTAGTAGTGATTCGGTACTCCTCAGCCTCACAGGGCTGCCCAAGCAGGCTCTGGTCAAACATGTAAGGGTCTTGGCAGTCAATGGCCATGCCAGCCTCCTTCCCTCCCAGTCCTGGACTGGACCCGAACGCACACTTTGCCACTCGGCGATCAGGGGAGCAGCTGGCAGAGAGAAGAATGTCTTGCAGCCTGTTGCACATGGGTGAGTCCTGACATGGGTCTAGTCTAGGGGGTGACATTTGCTCATTAACAGAGGAAGGTGGAGTCCCTGGAGACTCTATTGAGTCTCTGGATACTGGTGCCTCAGGGCTGGTTTGTGGAGGCTCCTGCACTACCTCCCAGCAGGTCCCATTGACAGTCTTTCTGAGTTTGACTCTCCCCACCTGCCCTTCCTCTGCAGAGTCTGAGTTGTGGGATCTGACTTCGGGGCTCTGCTTTTTGTTCCCCCCAGAAGTGCACGGGGTGCTTGGTAGCGGACTATCTGTCCTTGAGACTGGCTTGTTCTCTGTCACTTCTTTCTTTATGCTCTTCTGTCGCCAAAGTCGCCGGCTGGGGACTGTCTGGGCTGTTGGGGCTGTTGTCACTGGGATGGGTCCACTTGAGATGTTGGAAGCCTTGGCCGGACACACATCAGGAGATGGCTTTGCACGGCTCAGCCGGATTTTTCTGGGCAGGAGCCGTTCATCCACTGCAGGGTACAAGCTACGCAGAGAAGATGCTGTTGGACCAAGGGTGACATCGCTCTTGTTCTCTTTCAGTGCCAGACTGTGGCTTGGTGGTGACCTGTCCTTTTCCTGTGGAGCTGGGCAGGCTCTGGCCTTCTTGAGTAAATGAGCTCTTGACAGGTTCTCCACGCTCTGTTGATTGCTCTTCTCCCGGGGCCCCTCGTCCTTCCCCAAGGGTTTCAACCTCATTGTCCCAAGAGGACAGGGAGTCGGGGGAACAGGCAGTGGAGTTTGAGGGTGGTGGCTGGACGCCACAACCCTGGTAGAGATGGGTGTGGTACTTGGTGATTGTAAGCACTCCCGATTTAGTCTGCGGCCCTGTGGAGCCTTGACCAGCTTCCCACCCTGTAGCTGAAGGGATTCGAGCTCAGATACACGGAGTTGCCGGGCAGCTGACAGCACATCCTGGGCTTCTTCTTGAGACACTTCCATTTCTGAGGTATAGAAAAAGTCCACCAGCTTCCTAAGTGTCCTGATCTTCAGGCCTTCCAGCTCCAGCACCACCTTCCGATCCTGAGCTGGCCTCTCCCGCTCCAGACGCTCTGTAAAGAAGGGGCTACAGGCAGACAGGATGCAACAATGGGCTGGGACTGCCTCACCTAGAGAGAAATCCAAACACTATCATCTCGTGCAGACAGACCGACACGTGCAGGGACTAAACAGACATCACCACCCAAATGTGCTGCCACtgctctcaaaacaaaacaaaacttctttttcttttttaaaatttactgctTCTGGTGATGAGATTAAGATTAAactgggccccgagagatagcacagaggcatttgccttgcaagcagttgatccaggaccaaaggtggttggttcgaatcccagtgtcccatatggtcccccgtgcctgccaggagctatttctgagcagacagccaggagtgacccctgagcatttggcccaaaaaccaaaaaaagattaaactgaggtgggggggagagaacagtgggtaaggcttgaCTCAGGCAGTCAacctagttttttttgtttgatttggtttgggtcatatccagcagcactcaagggtaattcctggctctgctcagaaatcacccctggcaggttggagagccatacgagatgccaggaatcaaaccactgtccatccagttggctgcatgcaaggcaaacaccctactgctgtgctatctggtCCCCCAACCTAGTTTAATCTCTAGAATCCATactgtcctctgagcattgctggatttggcccccaaaccaaataaaactgaGGGCAgtgaaaggcaagcactatacttatatactatatattactcCTGCCCCTAAAGTATAAGCTCCTGaggagtgaaccttgagtgcaaagccctaAGTGTAACCCCTTAGAatcatatggcccaaaaatcaaacagaaaccctcaaaaattaggtggttaaAAATGGTTCAAAGTTTGCCAGTAGGGGGCCAATGTGATAGAGTACAATGGCGTACtaagggtagggagcttgccttatttacagccaatctgagttcaatctcagATACCTcagatgatcccctgaacccGAGTAATTCCTACATttagacaatggaatactatgcagccatcagataaaatgaagtcatgaaattttcctatacatggatggacatggaaactattatgctgagtgaaataagtcaggagagacagaatagtctcactcatctatgggatttaagaaaaataaggaccaaaggtggttggttcaaatcccggtgtcccattaggtcccccatgcctgccaagagctatttctgagcagacagccagaagtaagccctgagcacctcggggtgtggcccaaaaaccaaaaaaaaaaaaaaaaaaagaagaaaaagaaaagacattattgtaataatacccagaggcaatagagatgagggctgggaggactgacccacaatatgaagcttaccacaaagggtggtgagtgcagttagagaaataactacactgacaactatcatgacaatggtagtgagtgagagaaatagaattctgacatcccaaatg contains:
- the SELENOH gene encoding selenoprotein H encodes the protein MAPRGRKRKTEAAEAAPAEKQERAGAEPQRVAEPTVVIEHCTSURVYGRHAAALSQALRQEAPGLALQVNPAKPRRGSFEVTLLRPDGGRAELWAGLQRGPPRRLKFPEPQEVVAALRKHLA
- the BTBD18 gene encoding BTB/POZ domain-containing protein 18 — its product is MYTPASPKILYRNPRFLRLAFLQLHHQQQSGMFCDVLLQAEGEAVPAHCCILSACSPFFTERLERERPAQDRKVVLELEGLKIRTLRKLVDFFYTSEMEVSQEEAQDVLSAARQLRVSELESLQLQGGKLVKAPQGRRLNRECLQSPSTTPISTRVVASSHHPQTPLPVPPTPCPLGTMRLKPLGKDEGPREKSNQQSVENLSRAHLLKKARACPAPQEKDRSPPSHSLALKENKSDVTLGPTASSLRSLYPAVDERLLPRKIRLSRAKPSPDVCPAKASNISSGPIPVTTAPTAQTVPSRRLWRQKSIKKEVTENKPVSRTDSPLPSTPCTSGGNKKQSPEVRSHNSDSAEEGQVGRVKLRKTVNGTCWEVVQEPPQTSPEAPVSRDSIESPGTPPSSVNEQMSPPRLDPCQDSPMCNRLQDILLSASCSPDRRVAKCAFGSSPGLGGKEAGMAIDCQDPYMFDQSLLGQPCEAEEYRITTTAATSELEKILDFMLCGSDIEAPIGSLESPEAEGCRTPSYHLTERGKDWIESEEWCLPDMELWSSELTGLEKEPVSESKEPMEPFSPLVMPTENKEPNGPPSPFVVTSEGSEAAVLSVGGSWIPDLEITSSLPLAGQRNKPLPIESPDPVQRSDEDPSPLCSSWVETGLQVSITMDEILHPTPEADTEVVGNSELVKLPASPEEEEIDVMDWTSAGGLEPTTFPSVWPDPSSESETEIDILT